Genomic segment of Methanolobus mangrovi:
CTGCATATAAACATCGAGCCTTGATCCGGGTTCAAGTTCACCTTTTATTCTGGTGATGAACGGGTTCCATTTGTCAAAACTTTCAAAATCTGTAAGGAGGTCCCAGACCTCATTAATAGGAGCTTCAATTATGATATCAGTACAAATCTTATGCATTGTGAGGTAAACCTCCGGTAAAAAGGAAGTTGAAAGAAAAAAATGATTTATTGTTCACACTAATTCCCTGCTTTTCTGTGAAACCGATTTAGCGCTCATTAAATATATAATTTTAGATGATATTAAAATAGAAAACATAAAGAACAAAATCACCTGCTGATTGAGAAAGTATATTTAGAGAATTTAGTTGTAAGCATTTATATCGTCGCCTATCCCTGTCTAAGGTTTACATGGATTAAAAGTTTTACTGTTTTAGACGGTATCAACAAAACTATCCATACAAGCAGAAACATTACCTCATGTGAGTGTTTTTATACAGCAAAATTCATATAATGTATAGTTATCGTTTACAATACAGGTAATAATCATGGGTAACAAAAGAACATATGGCGTGCCGGCACTATTATCATTTTTCATACCGGGACTGGGACAGATAATTAAAGGAGAGTTATTCAAGGCAATAGGCATATGGGTAGTTCTGGCTATTTGCTTTATATTGCAATTCATTCTCATAGGTTACCTATTGGGAGCCATTGTCTGGGTCTGGCAGATCTATGATGCATATAACAATTGATTAAAAGAGAAGGAAATATTACCCTCTTTTTTCTTCAATGAAAAAACAAACCTAAAATATCTCCCGGATACCTGTAACCTTCTCGCCCTTTGCACCCTGCACGGTTACATCAAAATCCTTGAATTTTGGAACACCCTTGCCACCTGTTTCATCAGGCACAAGAGCATTGGACCACGGGCCATTCACCATATAGGCGATCCCGGAGTGTTCTTCCTCGTATCCTGATTTCTGTGCTTTGACAACAACTTTTCCAAAGCCATTCTTCACGATTACAGTGTCATCTTCTTTAATGGAAAGTCTGGATATATCCTTTGAATCAAGTTTGACAACCGCTGAAAGCTTTTCATACTCTTCACCAAAACGTGAGGATTCCTGGGCAGTGTTCTGGAACACGTCCCTATAGGTAACTATCTTCAGTTTAATTTCCGGTGCAGCAAGGAATTGTCCAAATCCCATCAGATCGCCTCCGTAATTCTTGTCAGTATTTCCTCATCAGAAAGATTATCAGTTTCAATGATCTTTTTCAATTCGATTTCCACACCGTCCATACGTACAGCAGTGCCACCGGCTTCAACTCCGCCAAGTGCACATGGTATTGTTACTGTTGACCTTGTTGCTGTCAGGTTCTGGCATGGATCAATGGTTATAAGCGGAATCTCTGTAAGATAGCGTGCAACAGATAGTGGCAGACTTGATAAAGGGTCCGAGCCAATGATGAGTGCTGCGTCCACAGACTTGTTTTTAAGAGCTTCGACCACTGAATACTCAGCTCCGTGGTCGGTATTGCCGGTTTCACCGTTGAACTTCAGACGGTTGACAGACCCAGTTTCTGCAAAGAGGTTCTGGTTAAAACCCCTCATATTGTACTGACCAACCATGGGTATAAGATGGAAATTGGAAACTTCATTTAGCTTTTCCATCAATTTGAACAGGGGCTCAAGTTCTTCAAGGGAATAAACAAGTCCAAGCCCGACACAGATAACACCGAACTTTGCCTTCTTCATTACATTTGCAAGTTCCAGTATCCTTTTCTTGTCGAAATCAAAGGATGTTTTAGGAACTTTACTTGACAGACCACTTACAAGAGCATCCATGAACTCTGCATCCGCGCTCATTGGTATCTGGTAGAATCGGGTATCTCTGCATATCTCGGCAGTCGATGATCTCCTTATATCGATGGTTATTGCAGTCCTGTCCTCTTCCCATCCCCTCTGGCGCTCCTTGCCACGGGGGAAATATGAATATCTCGAAAGATGGCGAGGGTGAGAGTTGGAAGGATCAGCTCCCCAGAAAATGATAACATCAGCCTTGTGCCTGACATCATCCAGAGTGCATGTCTTGAGCTTTTCCTGAAGAATCGCTTCTATTATAGGCCCCTGACAGAATGAGGAAGTATCATCAATGTACGCACCGGTCTTCTTTGCGAGTCCGATGGATACTTTTTGTGCTTCTGAACTTGAATTACCATGACCGAATATCAGCGGGTTCTTCGCATTCTTGAGTATGGAAGCAGCTTTTGCAATAGCAGAATCAATATCAGCCTTCTCTCCATCCACTGTGCATTCCAGAGGATTACTGCAACCTTTCATGCGTGCAACACCTTTAAGGCATGCAGCATGCACTTTGCTCAGTTTACCATCTTCTGTTTCAACCTCTATATCATCACAGAGAAGAGCACAGCCTGTACAAACATAATATTCACTGCTCAAATCATCACCACATTAAAAAATAAGGATTCAGTTCGTTCAAACGAACTCTATTGCCTTTGTAGGACATGTATCTATACATGCAACACAAAGAATCCTGTTATCTCCGAAACGACGGCATTCCTGCACGTTCCTTGCCCTTACAACACCATCTTCTACCTTGAAGATGACCTTGTCAGAAGTTGGAGCTTTTCCACTGCCTGCACCCAACGGATCATTTGCTACGTTCACAGGGCATGCAACTACACAATTACCACAGCCGATGCACTTCTCGTTATGAACTATCAGACCGGTTTCAGTGACATCCTTCACGGAACCGAACATCTCCAATAACTTCTCGTAATTGGCTTTGTATTTTGCTTCATTCATAAGTGGAGGACAATCATCCACCTTTACCTTACGTCCAGGAAGATCAACAGCAAATGCCATACATGTGGCTTTCCCACATTCCTTACAATTCGTTTTTGGGAGTAACTGGTATATTTCCATCACATTTGCCATTATTATCACCTTCGAAGTGAGTATCCAGTATTAATTTACTGAAATGATCGTTTTTCCTTCGGATGCCTTCAAACTTTGAAGAACAAAGAACAGTGGCAATTGCCATCTTCATCGATCTCATGCTCGTGATAGACACATGGACAGATTATCTTGCGGTCCTGTTCTTCATCACCGCTTATTATTCTGCATGGACAGTACTGTTTTCCATGTTCATGCTTGTTCCTTGAAAGGCCCTCAATGACCATATGAAGCATTTCTTCATCCGGATTCAGAATGAAACCTCTCTTCTTTGCATATTTTGAAGCCCATTCATGTGTTTTTTCCATTATAGGTGCAAGGTCGGTCATAGATAATCTCCGATATAGTGATTTAAAAGTATGAAAGGTATATTCTGGATATCATTATTTATCTATTTCCCACAGACAACGGTCTAGCTATCAAAACAAAGGGGCAAAAAAGTAGAATGCCGGATACAGTCCGGCTTACATCATTTTAGTCTGCTCGGTCTGGCGTGGAACCTTCACTACCAGAAAACGGAAAAGACTGTCACTTTCATTCATCAGCCTGTGGGGTATCTTTGCAGGACTTTCAATAAGCATATCCCTGGTGACAGTTTGCTGCTCATCACCGATCTCTACGATTCCCTCACCCTCAAGGACGTAAAAGAACACATCAACAGGTGTTGAATGTTTCTTCAGTGCATCACCCGGTTTTAGTTGCATGTGCATTACCTGGGCATGCTCTGTATCATAGAGCTTGTGAACGGTCACTCCATGTGGATTGTCCTTCTTCTCTGCATCTTTGTAATTTGTTATTATCATTTATTCACTTCCTTAAATAAAATGAAATAAAGGTAGTTATTTAAGTAATGTATTTTCCTGTAAAAAGATTAGAGAAGGACCTTGAGGTCCTCTTCTACTGTGGAATTTGGCCTGATATTGAAGTTCTCGACCAGGACATTGAGAACATTTGGTGAAACAAATGCTGGCAGTGTAGGACCGAGCATGATGTTCTTGACACCGAGACTCAGCAGTGCAAGCAGGACAAGGACTGCCTTTTGCTCGTACCATGCTATATTGTAAGATACCGGCAGGTCGTTGATATCATCAAGTCCGAATGCCTTTGCAAGAGCCTGTGCTATGACAACCAGTGAATAGGAGTCATTACACTGACCTGCATCGATTACTCTTGGGATTCCACCGATGTCACCGAGATCAAGTTTGTTGTAACGGTACTTTGCACATCCTGCTGTAAGGATAACAGTATCCTTTGGAAGAGCTTCTGCAAAGTCGGTGTAGTAGCCTCTTTCCTTGTGTCTTCCGTCACATCCTGCCATGACAACGAACTTCTTGATCTGTCCTGCTTTTACAGCATCGATTATCTTGTCAGCAACAGAGAGTGCGGATACATGTGCAAAACCACCCATGATGGTTCCTTCTTCAAGCTGCTCAGGTGATTTGCATGTCTTTGCCTGCTCGATTATAGAAGAGAAGTCCTTGCCGCCATCCTCACCAGCATTGATGTGAGTAACACCGTCAAAGCCGACTATTCCTGTTGTATATATCCTGTTTATGTAGGATTCCGATGGGGGAACTATACAGTTTGTGGTCATGAATATAGGACCATTGAACTTTTCGAATTCCTCTTTCTGCCTCCACCATGAACCTCCATAATTTCCAACAAAGTTATCATATTTCTTGAATGCAGGGTAAGAGTTTGCAGGCAGCATCTCACCATGGGTATAAACATCGACACCTGTGCCCTGTGTCTGCTCAAGAAGCTGTGCAAGGTCACGAAGGTCATGTCCACTGATAAGTATTCCAGGATTGTCCCTGACACCTATGTTAACTGCGGTCGGCTCAGGATTTCCATAAGTTGTAGTATTTGCTTTATCGAGCAGTGCAAGGGTAGTGACACCCATTGAACCACATTCCAGTACCATTGGAACCAGTTCATCTACACCCATATCATCATCCATTGTTGCCAGAAGTGCCCTCTCGATAAATGCCATGACCCCATCATCCTTGTAACCAAGGACATTTGCGTGATGAGCATAGGCTGCCATGCCTTTGAGACCGTAGATGAGCAATTCCCTGAGAGAGCGGATATCCTCGTTCTCTGTTGCAAGTATTCCTGTATTTATATTGACGAGACTTTCAGGTGTGACCTTTGCCATTATTGGCAGTTCCTCGCCTGCATTGGGACTTGCACCAAGGAGTTTCTCCTTGATCCATCTTGGGAAGGATGAGCCGGACTTCTCTGTGATGACCTTTGCATCCATGAGTTTCTTTTTGATGCCGTCCTTTATCTCAAACCCTTCGTTGATAAGTTTTTCAAAGTCAGCCTTGCTGAAATTGGTATTTGTAACAGTGGCAAAAAGTCCGTCAAGAATGAACTGGTCGGTCTTTGCATCATTGAGATTATTTGCCCTTGCCTTTGAATTATAGAATGCAATGCTTTTCAGGACATAGATAAGATCATCCTGAAGGTCTGCAACTTCACCTTTCTTTCCACATACACCATTTTTCGTACAGCCGGTAGCGTTCAAAGTTTCTTCACATTGATAACAGAACATTTTATTCACCATGCTTCCTATTGTTGATATCTTTAAGATACTGCTATATAAGAGATACTTAGATATAAGGAGGGCAGTTTCCAGGTGGATACCGTGCCGGAAAAATAAAACCAGCATTCAAAATGACCGGATTATCATTCTGCATTCATGATCTATTTCTAGAAGTACAGATGTCGCTGTCCCTTCCCATAACTTTACCCAATTTTATTTAGCAACCCAGACATTATAAATCTATCTTATAAGATAGACCGGTCTTGCAATAGGTATCTGATTCAGAAAAAAGAAAAAGTGGACAAAATAAAGATACAAAATATGCATTACACATTCTTAAGTTCTTCAACCAACAGGTCATACTGCTTTTCAAGCTCAGGCAAAATTATATCCATTTTATCAACCTGATTCTTGTTGCCAGCAACTTCCATCTGTGAGGCAACAGCACTTAAAGCCACACCTCCAATGTTTGCAGAAGCACCTTTTATTTTGTGTGCATATGCATTTACGTTTTCAAATTCTCTTTTCCCTATATCATCCTTTAGAGCAATTACATGTTTGGGCATATCTTCA
This window contains:
- a CDS encoding molybdopterin dinucleotide binding domain-containing protein — translated: MGFGQFLAAPEIKLKIVTYRDVFQNTAQESSRFGEEYEKLSAVVKLDSKDISRLSIKEDDTVIVKNGFGKVVVKAQKSGYEEEHSGIAYMVNGPWSNALVPDETGGKGVPKFKDFDVTVQGAKGEKVTGIREIF
- a CDS encoding formylmethanofuran dehydrogenase subunit B; this translates as MSSEYYVCTGCALLCDDIEVETEDGKLSKVHAACLKGVARMKGCSNPLECTVDGEKADIDSAIAKAASILKNAKNPLIFGHGNSSSEAQKVSIGLAKKTGAYIDDTSSFCQGPIIEAILQEKLKTCTLDDVRHKADVIIFWGADPSNSHPRHLSRYSYFPRGKERQRGWEEDRTAITIDIRRSSTAEICRDTRFYQIPMSADAEFMDALVSGLSSKVPKTSFDFDKKRILELANVMKKAKFGVICVGLGLVYSLEELEPLFKLMEKLNEVSNFHLIPMVGQYNMRGFNQNLFAETGSVNRLKFNGETGNTDHGAEYSVVEALKNKSVDAALIIGSDPLSSLPLSVARYLTEIPLITIDPCQNLTATRSTVTIPCALGGVEAGGTAVRMDGVEIELKKIIETDNLSDEEILTRITEAI
- a CDS encoding (Fe-S)-binding protein → MANVMEIYQLLPKTNCKECGKATCMAFAVDLPGRKVKVDDCPPLMNEAKYKANYEKLLEMFGSVKDVTETGLIVHNEKCIGCGNCVVACPVNVANDPLGAGSGKAPTSDKVIFKVEDGVVRARNVQECRRFGDNRILCVACIDTCPTKAIEFV
- a CDS encoding ferredoxin-thioredoxin reductase catalytic domain-containing protein, producing MTDLAPIMEKTHEWASKYAKKRGFILNPDEEMLHMVIEGLSRNKHEHGKQYCPCRIISGDEEQDRKIICPCVYHEHEIDEDGNCHCSLFFKV
- a CDS encoding cupin domain-containing protein encodes the protein MIITNYKDAEKKDNPHGVTVHKLYDTEHAQVMHMQLKPGDALKKHSTPVDVFFYVLEGEGIVEIGDEQQTVTRDMLIESPAKIPHRLMNESDSLFRFLVVKVPRQTEQTKMM
- the hcp gene encoding hydroxylamine reductase, producing MFCYQCEETLNATGCTKNGVCGKKGEVADLQDDLIYVLKSIAFYNSKARANNLNDAKTDQFILDGLFATVTNTNFSKADFEKLINEGFEIKDGIKKKLMDAKVITEKSGSSFPRWIKEKLLGASPNAGEELPIMAKVTPESLVNINTGILATENEDIRSLRELLIYGLKGMAAYAHHANVLGYKDDGVMAFIERALLATMDDDMGVDELVPMVLECGSMGVTTLALLDKANTTTYGNPEPTAVNIGVRDNPGILISGHDLRDLAQLLEQTQGTGVDVYTHGEMLPANSYPAFKKYDNFVGNYGGSWWRQKEEFEKFNGPIFMTTNCIVPPSESYINRIYTTGIVGFDGVTHINAGEDGGKDFSSIIEQAKTCKSPEQLEEGTIMGGFAHVSALSVADKIIDAVKAGQIKKFVVMAGCDGRHKERGYYTDFAEALPKDTVILTAGCAKYRYNKLDLGDIGGIPRVIDAGQCNDSYSLVVIAQALAKAFGLDDINDLPVSYNIAWYEQKAVLVLLALLSLGVKNIMLGPTLPAFVSPNVLNVLVENFNIRPNSTVEEDLKVLL